A region from the Aegilops tauschii subsp. strangulata cultivar AL8/78 chromosome 5, Aet v6.0, whole genome shotgun sequence genome encodes:
- the LOC141022601 gene encoding uncharacterized protein, translated as MKLVSWNCQGLGNGPAVQSLLDIGRVEEPDVLFISETRMTHQELDRFRWSLGLTQMLAWDSVGRSRGIALFWRRGLDLSLRSYGRRHIDDDVKEENGMIWRMTGVYGESAADRKKETWRTIKLLGQQHQHGRPWICLGDFNEILSNDEKLGGVPRPQACLDSFRASLESCGLCDIGFTGDKFTWRNHSQEMDTYICERLDRATANAKWCETFPDFEVVKGNPRHSDHRPIIVNTSGDSTAIGRGDRGFRFEAWWLQEEGCSEEIQGAWEESWLEWEGGVAEAMKRVAGRIRKLHKDVVGELEGRLRKARTELERCMRAPISEQKELFTTSAGDRVPELLNKVEPRVTSPMLAVLNAEFTREEIKAALDHIGDLKAPGPDGMSSIVYKKNWHFMGDHIVEEVLAVLNGGDIPAGWNDTQVVLIPKVKSPTRIKDLRPISLCNVLYKLVSKVVANRLKLIIPELISENQSAFVPGRLITDNVLIAYELSHFLLNKRKGKEGVAAVKADMSKAYDRVEWSFLQAMLERLGFGTAWIALIMKCVTSVRYQVRVNGELTDQFTPSRGLRQGDPLSPYLFVICAEDDSVMLLKANQEEATALREILDLYENCSGQCINLEKSAVMFSPNTSVDARNGVKAALQIHSESWNDKYLGLPVHVGKGGLRELALEQQRMDLERITNEHAMLEYLWGLEEGKRMHVFTFWWMWWSNRNKLRKGENPLAPAVVARRARSSVLEYMQAYLPKTKTVSAEKWKPPAEGVLKFNLDGSFIPGENYVSWGVVARTSEGVLVAARAGRQENAGDPFVAEVIAMSNAVALAADLGVVQPEFETDSQLLAEALDLRRVDSSPYAAIIEDTKFQLKMWFSRFVVAVCRRSANSVAHELAIVGRMYPANHYVEFESDVPAHVAVCASGDLPRHR; from the exons ATGAAACTAGTCAGCTGGAACTGCCAGGGGCTTGGGAATGGCCCGGCAGTTCAAAGCCTCCTCGACATCGGGAGAGTGGAGGAGCCCGATGTACTTTTTATTTCTGAAACGAGAATGACACATCAAGAGTTAGACAGATTCAGGTGGTCGCTGGGTCTGACCCAGATGCTTGCTTGGGACTCAGTTGGGAGGAGTAGGGGGATTGCATTATTCTGGAGAAGAGGTTTGGACCTGTCCCTACGCTCGTATGGTAGGAGGCATATAGACGATGATGTGAAGGAGGAGAATGGGATGATCTGGAGGATGACAGGGGTGTATGGAGAGTCGGCTGCAGATCGGAAGAAGGAGACATGGCGTACAATAAAACTGCTAGGGCAGCAGCATCAGCATGGGAGGCCATGGATATGCTTAGGTGATTTCAACGAAATTCTATCTAACGATGAGAAGTTGGGAGGTGTTCCTCGGCCCCAAGCTTGCTTGGACAGCTTTAGAGCGAGTTTGGAAAGTTGTGGGCTGTGTGATATCGGCTTTACGGGGGATAAGTTCACCTGGAGGAATCACAGTCAGGAGATGGATACATATATTTGTGAGAGACTTGATCGTGCAACTGCCAATGCCAAGTGGTGCGAAACATTCCCGGACTTTGAGGTGGTCAAGGGAAACCCTCGACACTCAGATCACAGACCAATAATTGTTAATACTTCAGGTGACAGTACGGCGATCGGAAGGGGCGACAGGGGGTTTCGGTTTGAAGCGTGGTGGTTGCAAGAAGAGGGTTGCAGTGAGGAGATACAAGGTGCGTGGGAGGAAAGCTGGTTGGAATGGGAGGGAGGAGTAGCAGAAGCTATGAAGAGGGTGGCAGGAAGGATTCGTAAATTGCATAAGGATGTTGTTGGGGAGTTAGAAGGGAGGTTGAGGAAAGCACGCACAGAGCTCGAAAGGTGTATGCGAGCACCAATTTCAGAGCAGAAG GAACTCTTTACCACAAGTGCAGGCGATCGCGTGCCCGAGCTGTTAAACAAAGTGGAGCCGCGGGTCACTAGTCCCATGCTAGCGGTTCTGAATGCAGAATTCACAAGAGAAGAGATCAAAGCCGCTCTCGACCACATAGGAGATTTGAAGGCACCAGGGCCGGACGGGATGTCGTCCATCGTCTACAagaagaattggcattttatggGTGATCATATCGTGGAGGAGGTTTTGGCTGTGTTGAATGGGGGTGATATACCTGCAGGGTGGAATGACACTCAGGTTGTGTTGATACCCAAAGTTAAGAGCCCAACCAGAATAAAGGATCTTCGTCCAATCTCTCTGTGCAATGTTTTGTACAAGCTCGTATCAAAGGTAGTAGCGAACCGTCTCAAACTCATCATTCCGGAGCTTATTTCCGAAAACCAAAGTGCATTTGTACCTGGAAGGCTAATCACTGATAATGTTCTGATCGCTTATGAGTTGTCACACTTCTTGTTGAATAAGAGGAAAGGAAAAGAGGGAGTTGCGGCCGTCAAGGCCGACATGAGTAAAGCCTATGACCGCGTCGAATGGAGTTTCTTGCAGGCCATGCTTGAGAGGCTTGGGTTTGGTACAGCATGGATCGCACTCATCATGAAGTGTGTTACTTCAGTTAGATATCAAGTCAGGGTTAACGGGGAACTAACCGACCAATTTACCCCTTCACGAGGCTTGCGGCAGGGTGACCCTCTGTCCCCGTATCTCTTTGTTATCTGCGCGGAAG ACGACTCGGTTATGCTGCTGAAAGCAAACCAAGAGGAGGCCACAGCGTTAAGAGAGATCTTGGACCTATATGAGAATTGCTCGGGTCAGTGCATCAACTTGGAAAAATCTGCGGTCATGTTTAGTCCAAACACTTCGGTGGATGCAAGAAATGGAGTGAAAGCTGCTCTCCAGATCCATAGCGAATCATGGAATGATAAGTACCTGGGCCTTCCGGTGCACGTGG GTAAAGGAGGTTTGAGAGAGTTAGCTCTGGAGCAACAGAGAATGGACCTAGAACGCATCACGAACGAGCATGCTATGCTAGAGTATCTTTGGGGTCTGGAGGAAGGAAAACGTATGCATGTGTTCACCTTCTGGTGGATGTGGTGGAGCAACAGAAATAAGCTTAGGAAGGGAGAGAATCCGCTAGCACCTGCTGTTGTGGCTCGCCGAGCACGTAGCTCCGTCCTGGAATATATGCAAGCCTACCTTCCGAAGACTAAAACTGTTTCTGCTGAGAAGTGGAAACCACCAGCCGAAGGAGTACTTAAATTCAACCTGGATGGGTCGTTCATCCCCGGTGAAAACTATGTGAGTTGGGGTGTTGTCGCTCGCACCTCTGAAGGTGTTCTAGTCGCTGCTCGAGCGGGCAGACAGGAGAATGCTGGGGATCCTTTTGTAGCTGAAGTGATTGCTATGTCAAATGCTGTTGCACTCGCCGCGGACCTGGGAGTAGTTCAACCTGAATTTGAAACAGACTCACAGCTGTTGGCCGAGGCACTGGATCTCCGGAGGGTTGACTCATCGCCGTATGCAGCCATCATTGAGGACACCAAGTTTCAACTGAAGATGTGGTTCTCTAGATTTGTCGTTGCGGTGTGTCGCCGGAGTGCAAACTCAGTTGCACATGAACTGGCCATTGTTGGCCGTATGTACCCAGCGAACCACTATGTGGAGTTTGAGTCTGATGTTCCAGCCCATGTGGCTGTATGTGCCTCGGGTGATTTACCCCGGCATCGTTAA